A window from Mycteria americana isolate JAX WOST 10 ecotype Jacksonville Zoo and Gardens unplaced genomic scaffold, USCA_MyAme_1.0 Scaffold_43, whole genome shotgun sequence encodes these proteins:
- the SYCN gene encoding syncollin, which yields MAATAALVAAVLAAAALAGVEAQCPSPSALRTANGSRICAQLYADDSAYYNECCAGAVLVVDPGADVPYMPHNWAARVSSLVVGTRCELTVWPRAGKKGKSRRFSAGAVPRLQEVRRGLFSDWNDAIRGYYCKCN from the coding sequence ATGGCGGCGACGGCGGCGCTGGTGGCGGcggtgctggcggcggcggcgttgGCGGGGGTGGAGGCGCAGTGCCCGTCCCCCTCCGCCCTGCGGACGGCCAACGGCTCCCGCATCTGCGCCCAGCTCTACGCCGACGACAGCGCCTACTACAACGAGTGCTGCGCGGGGGCCGTCCTGGTGGTGGACCCCGGCGCCGACGTCCCCTACATGCCCCACAACTGGGCCGCCCGCGTCTCCTCCTTGGTGGTGGGCACCCGCTGCGAGCTGACCGTCTGGCCTCGGGCCGGCAAGAAGGGGAAGAGCCGGCGTTTCTCGGCCGGCGCGGTGCCGCGGTTGCAGGAGGTGCGGCGGGGGCTCTTCAGCGACTGGAACGACGCCATCAGGGGCTACTACTGCAAGTGCAACTGA